Genomic window (Bosea vaviloviae):
CCGCGAATTCGAACGCGCCTCGACGACCGCGCTCAATGCCACGCTCCAGCCTTTGGTCGGCTCCTATCTTGGAAGGCTGGAGGATGCGCTGGCCAAGGATGGTTTCACCGGCCGCTTCCACATCGTCCAGAGCAATGGCGGCGTGATGTCGACGGCCACCGCCCGCAAGCTCCCCATCCGCACCGCCCTGTCGGGCCCTGCCGCGGGGGTCATCGCCGCCGCTGCGATCGCCCGCGCCGCCGGCTTTCCCGATGTCATCACCGGCGATCTCGGCGGCACCTCCTTCGACGTCTCGCTGATCGCAGGCGGAGAAGCGGCGCTCGCCGCCCAGAGCACGATCGATTTCGGCATGGTGATCCGCACGCCGATGATCGAGATCACCACCATCGGCGCCGGCGGCGGTTCGATCGCCCGCGTCGATGCCGGCGGCCTGCTCGAAGTGGGGCCGGAAAGTGCGGGCTCGCGCCCCGGCCCGGTCTGCTATGGCGGGGGCAATGACCGCCCGACCCTGACCGACGCCAATCTCGTGCTCGGCCGCATCGACGGCTCGAAACCGCTCGGCACCTTGCAGAGCCTGGATGTCGAGGCCGCGCGTGAGGCGATCCGCCTCAAGATCGCAGAGCCGCTTGGGCTCGACGTGATGACGGCGGCGGAGGCGATCGTGAAGATCGCGAATGCCCGCATGGCCGGCGCGATCCGGCTGGTCTCGATCGAGCGCGGCCATGATCCGGCAAAGTTCCTGGCCATGCCCTTCGGCGGCGGCGGCGCACTCCATGCCGGCGCGCTGATCAAGGAGGTCGGCCTGCGCGGCGCGCTGGTGCCACGCTTCCCGGGCGTCACCTCGGCGCTCGGCTGCGTCATCGCCGATATCCGCCATGACGGCGTGCAGACGGTGAATTTGATGCTCGACGGTCTCGACGCCGCCGCCCTCGACGCCCGCATGGTCGAGGCCGGCGCAGAAGCCCATGCAATCGTCAGCGATGCCGGTTTGAGCGTCGAGCGCATCGACGTGCTCTATGAACTCGACATGCATTATCTCGGGCAGACCCATACGGTCGCAGTGCCCCTGCCGGTGACGCTTACCGACGGGCGCACCGGCGTGACCAGCACCATAATCGGCGAGGCCTTCGACAAGGCCTATGGCGCTGCCTTCAGCCGCCTCTTGCCCGGTATCCCGGTTCGCATCGTCACGCTGCGCACGGCCGCGATCGGCCGCCGCCCCGCCTTCGACCTGACGGCGCTGGCCCCCGCCGCCGGTGCAACGTTGGAGGCAGCGCGGCGCGGCTCGCGCCAGGTCTATCTCGAGGGCCAGTGGCGCGAGACGGCGATCTGGTCGCGGCTCGATCTGCCGGTCGGCGCCAGGATCGAGGGGCCGGCGATGCTTGAGCAATCCGACGCCACGATCCTGCTCGATCCCGGCCTGACGGCGGAGGTCGACGCGCTGGGCAATCTCGTGATCCTCAGGAGCTGAGCCATGACCCTTCACGTCATTGCGAGGAGCGCAGCGACGAAGCAATCCAGGAGCGGCAGAGCCCTACGCCCTCCTGGATTGCTTCGCTTCGCAGGGAATGACGAGGGGTCGGCGACATGACGCCCCTCGCCCACACCGCCTTGCTGATCGTCGATCTGCAGAACGACTTCATCCATCCCGACGGGGCCTATGCGCGCGGCAGGGCCGCCTCCCCGCAGGCGCAGGCGCTGCCAGTCAAGCTCAAACCGCTGGCCGACCTCATCCGCGCCAAGGGCGGGCTCGTTGCCGCGACCCAGTTCACCCTGGTGCCGGGGCGCGGCGGCGAGCCGCTGATCTCGCCGCATCTGCTGCAGATGCGGCCCTTCCTGCGCAAGGGCGATTTCCTGCCCGGCGGCTGGGGCCATCAGGTGGTCGACACCCTGCAGCCCATCGATATCGCGGTCGAGAAGATCGCCTATTCCGCCTTCTACCAGACGAGGCTGGAATGGCTGTTGCGCAAGCTCGCCATCGAACACCTGATCGTCTGCGGCATCGTCACCAATGGCGGCGTCGCCTCGACGGTACGCGACGCCCATGTCCGCGACATCGACGTGACCGTGCTGGAAGATGGCTGCGCCGCCCCGACCGAGATGATGCATGCAGAAGCCATCGCCGCGCTCAGGCCCGTCGCCCGTATCGCCACGATCGCGGATGCCATGGCCGAGATAGCCGCGTCATGAACACTGTCCGCCCAGTCGACGCCATCGCCTTCGAGGCGGAGGCCGATGTCCTGATCATCGGCGCAGGCGCGGCAGGGCTCGTCGCCGCCCTCGCCGCGAAGGAGGCCAGAGCCGAGGTCGTCATCGTCGAGCGTGATGCCGTTCCCTCAGGCTCGACCGCGCTTTCGGCCGGGCTCATCCCAGCCGCGGGCACGCGCTTCCAGCGGCAGGCCGGCATAGAGGACAGTCCGGCCCTGTTCGCGCGGGACATCCTCGAAAAGGCGCATCACGAGCCCGATGCCGCCATGGTCGAGCGATTGGCCGAGCGCATCGGACCGGTGCTCGAATGGCTCGCCGATCGTCATGGCCTGCCTTTCGACGTCATCACCAATTTCTCCTATCCCGGCCATTCCGCCAGACGCATGCACGGCCTGCCCAAGCGCACCGGCTCGGAGCTGATCGATCGTCTACGCGAGGCCGTGGAGGCCCAGGAGATCCCGATCCTCACCGGGTTTCGCGCCACCACCCTGTTCCGGAGTCCGGACGGTATGATCGCGGGCATCGCCGGCACACGTCCCGATGGCGGCGAGGAGAGGATCGGCTGCAAGGCGCTCGTGCTCGCCTGCAATGGCTATGGCGGCAACCGCGTTCTGGTGGCGCGTCACATCCCGCACATGACGGAAGCGCTCTGGTTCGGCCATTCCGGCAATGAGGGCGACGCCGTGCTCTGGGGCGAGCAGCTCGGCGCGGAGCTTGTCGATATGTCGGGCCATCAGGGCCATGGCTCGGTCGCCCAGCCGCATGGCATCCTGATCAGCTGGGCGACGATCATGGAGGGCGGTTTTCAGGTCAACGCTCTGGGCGAACGCTTCTCCGACGAGAGCCATGGCTATTCCGAGCAGGCCGCCACCGTGCTGCGCCAGCCCGAAGGCAAGGCCTGGACGATCTTCGACGCCCGCATCGCCGGCATCGCGCGTCAGTTCGAGGATTTCCAGAACGCCGAGGCGCAGGGCGCGATCGTCAGTGCCGCCTCGATCGAAGATCTGGCCGCAAAGACCGGCCTTCCGGGTGCCACACTGGCCGACACCGCCGGCGAGGTCGCCGTGTTGAAGCGTGGCGAGGGGCAAGACCGCTTCGGACGCGACTTCTCAAATGTGCCGCCCCTGGCAGCGCCATTCCATGCAGTCCGCGTCACCGGAGCCTTGTTCCACACCCAGGGCGGGTTGCGCGTCGATGCCGCCGCCCGCGTCCTGGATAAGGGCGGCCGGGCCTTCCCCAATCTCCACGCCTGCGGCGGCGCGGCGGTCGGCGTCTCCGGTGCGCAGGCCTCAGGCTACCTCTCCGGCAACGGCCTGCTGACCGCCGTCGCGCTGGGCGAGATCGCAGGCAGGGCGGCAGCTTTTCCTTCTCCCCCATCAAAGTCGGCTGTTGTCGACTTTGACACTTAGGGTCGCCCATCTCGGGCAAGCCTGAGATGGGTTGGAGAAGGTCGCAGCGCGAAGCGCTGACGGATGAGGGAATTCTCCACGTAGCGATAAGAAAAGGGCCGCTTCCGCGACCCTTCCCTCATCCGTCTGCTACGCAGACACCTTCTCCCCCGAGGGGAGAAGGGAGGGCCACGCCGGCATCGGCGCACGCAGGTCTTCCCAGGCCTTCGCCATCCGCAGCACGCCGAGATCGTCGAAGCGCCTGCCTGTGATCTGCAAGCCGATCGGCAAACCGCCCTTGGTCATTGCGGCATGCACCGAGATCGAGGGCTGGTCGGACATGTTGGCGGGAAGCGTGAAGCAGATATGCTCGAAGGGCCGATCCGGATCATGGATCGGCGAGGCGAGCTCGGCCGGATAGCTCGGCACCGGCGAGACCGGCGACAGCACGAAATCGAACGGCGCGCTCTGCTTCAGCGCCGCGTCCTTGATCGCCAGCATCTGGCTCATGCCGCGATAGACCCGTTCGCCCGAGAGCGCCTTTCCGCGTTCCGCCCATTGGAAGATATAGGGCAGCACCTTGGCCTGCTTCTCCGGCGTCAGCACGCCGATATCGGCCCAGGCGCGCTGGCTCCAGAAATCGTCGAGCCCGTCGAGCATGGTGCGCGTCATAAAAGCCGGAGCAGACGTCACGATCGCGCCCGCGGCCTCGAAAGCCTTGCCCGCCGCCTCGATCGCGGCCTTCGTCTCGGGCTCGACTTCGATGCCGATGCCGGGGTCGAGCTGCAGGCCGATCCGCAGGCCCTTCAGGTCGATGTCGAGCGACAGCCAGTCGATCTCCTGCGGCGGCAGGCTCATGCCGTCGCGCGTGTCGGGCTTGGACAATTCGCGCATCATCAGCGCCGTATCGGTCACCGTGCGCGTCATCGGGCCGGCGACGCGGCCGTAATAGCTCGGGTCTATCGGCACCCGCCCGAAGCTCGGCTTCAGGCCGACAAGCCCGCACCAGCCGGCCGGCAGCCTGACCGAGCCGCCGATATCGGTGCCGACATGCAGGGGACCGTAACCGGCAGCGCCCGCTGCTCCCGCCCCAGCCGAGGAACCGCCGGGGTTCATCGCCAGGTTCCAGGGATTGCGGGCGAGTTCGTGAAAGCTGGAGAGCCCGGAGGAGAGCATGCCGTAATCGGGCATCGTCGTCTTGGCGAGCGTGACGAAGCCCGCCTCGTTCAGCCGGGCCGCGACCGGTGCGTCCTCTGTCGCCGGGACGAGGTCGCGCGCCGCCGTCCCGATCGGCATCGGCACGCCCTTGGTCGCGATGTTCTCCTTGATCGTACCCGGCACGCCGTCGAGCGGCAGCGCCTCGCCCTTGAACCAGCGTGTCTCGGAAGCCCTGGCGGCGGCGAGCGCGGAAGCCGGATCATAGGCATAGAGCGCCTTGAGTTTGGGCTCATAGGCGTCGATCCGGGCGATTACGGCCTCCGTCACTTCGACAGGAGAGAGTGTCTTGGCGCGATAGGCATCGAGCAGATCGGCCGCGCTCAGATCGGCGGGGTTGGTCATCGGGGAGTATCCTCGTCCTGGATTCGGCTGTGACAGGCAACGCCAGCGTCGCGCGTCATCCCCGCCTCTAGCAAGCTCCGCGCCGCGCAGGGCGGTCAGACGAAATAGTCGGGATGCGTCGCACGCAGATGGACGAGGTCCGGCAGCAATGTGCCGAGATGCTTGCGCATGGCCGCTTGCGCCGCCGGGCCGTCCTTGCGCCGCACCGCATCGACGATCGAGAGATGCTCGCGGATCACCATCGCCATCCGGCCCGGCACCGGCAGCGTCATGCGCCGGCAGCGATCGATCTGGCTCTTGGCAGCATGCGCCAGCTTCCAGATGCCGGGGTAACCCGCGCAGATCGCAATCGTCTCGTGGAAAGCCTCATCGAACAGATGGAAGCGCTCCTGGTCGCCCTCGTCGAGGGCCTCATGCTGGCGCGCGATCACCGCATCGAGCCGCGCCACGATCTCGGGCGTCGCGATGCCGGCAACGAGATCAATGGTGGCGCATTCAAGCGCCTGCCGGATGAACACGGCTTCCGGAATCGCCTCGATCGGGATCCGCGCCACGAAGGTGCCGGCCTGTGGAAAGACCTCGACCAGCCCCTCCTCCTTCAGCTTGATCAGCGCCTCGCGCACCGGCGTGCGGCTGATGCCGAAACGGGCCGTCAGCTCCTTCTCGACGAGAGCCGCACCCGGCGCGATCTGCATGGCGAGAATGGCGCGCCGCATCTCGTCCTGCACCAGCGAGGCCGCCGTCGAGCGGCCGGAGGATGTCCCGGCGCCGCGCATCGGCCGGCGCTCCCGGCGTACGAGATCGACCGCCGCCTCCAGCGCATTCGCCATCTCCGGCATCGCCCTCGTCTCATCCACGCCCGGCGAAACTCCCCTTCGCACGAAGCCGCAGCAATCTTGCCGCAGCGCTCAATCGCGATAGCATGATGTGGTTTGACACGCTAGTATATTAGTATATTTATCCGACGCTGCCCGGCCTGTCCTGGCCGGTGCGTGCTGGAGTCCTGCTTGATGTTGTTGCACGATGATCGCCTCTTTCCTGCGGATCCGGTGACGCGCGGCATCGCGCGGCGGCTCTATGCGGGCATTCGCGATCTGCCGATCATCTCGCCGCATGGCCACACCGATCCGCGCTGGTTCGCCGAGAACAAGGCCTTTCCCGATCCCGCGACTCTCTTCGTCAAGCCGGACCATTACATCTTCCGCATGCTCTATTCGCAAGGCGTCCGGCTGGAGCAGCTCGGCATCACCCGCAAGGGCGGCAAGCCGGCCAAGAGCGATCCGCGCGCTATCTGGAAGCTCTTCGCCAACCACTGGCACCTGTTCCGCGGCACGCCGACACGACTGTGGTTCGAGCACGCCGTCTCCAGCATCTTCGGCGTCAACGAGCGGCTTACCCCCGCCAATGCCGACGCGATCTACGACGTCATCGCCGGGAAGCTCGACCAGCCGGAGTTCAGGCCGCGCGCCCTGTTCGAGCGCTTCAACATCGAGGCGATCTCGACCACCGAAGGCGCACTCGACGATCTGAAATGGCACGACATGATCCGCACCTCCGGCTGGGGCGGCAAGGTCGTCACCGCCTACAGGCCCGACAGCGTCGTCGATCCCGAATTCGAGGGCTTTGCCGAGAACCTCGCCAGCCTCGGCGAATTGACCGGCGAGGACGTCTTCGCCTGGACCGGCTATCTCGAGGCGCATCGCAAGCGCCGAGCCTATTTCAAGGAGCGCGGCGCGACCTCCTCCGACCACGGCCATGCCACGGCCCGCACCGCAAACCTCTCGCAGGCCGACGCCGAGAAGCTCTTCGCCAAGGTCGTCAAGGGCAAGGCCTCGGCCGAGGATGCCGATCTCTTCCGCGGCCAGATGCTGACCGAGATGGCCAAGATGAGCCTCGATGACGGGCTCGTTCTGCAGATCCACCCCGGCTCCTTCCGCAACCACAACGCCAGCCTGTTCGAGGAATTCGGCCGCGACATGGGCGCCGACATTCCGCGCCAGACCGACTATGTCACGGCATTGAAGCCACTGCTCGACGCTGTCGGCAACGAGCCCAACCTCACCGTCATCGCCTTCACGCTCGACGAGACCAGCTATTCGCGCGAGCTCGCGCCGCTGGCCGGGCATTACCCGGCGCTGAAGCTCGGACCTGGCTGGTGGTTCCTCGATGCGCCCGAGGCCATGCTGCGCTTCCGCGAGCTGACCACCGAGACTGCCGGCTTCTACAACACCGTCGGCTTCAACGACGACACCCGCGCCTATCTCTCGATCCCCGCGCGCCATGACGTCGCCCGCCGCTGCGACTGCACCTACCTCGCCAAGCTCGTCGCCGAACACCGGCTCGACGAGGACGAGGCGGCCGAAGTCGCCCATGACCTCGCCTACCGCCTGGCCAAGGAGGCCTACAAGCTGTGACCTCCACGACGAAGACAATCGACGAACGCCAGGCCGCTCATCCGCGCGATGTGAAGCGCTATGAGACGCAAACCCTGCGCGACGACTTCCTGATCGAGCGCATCTTCGTGCCCGGCGAGGTCACGCTGACCTACAGCCATTACGACCGCATGATCGTCGGTGGTGCGACACCTGCGGCAAAGCCGCTGACGCTCGAGCCCTTCGCGCCGACGGGCACACCCTTCTTCCTGGCGCGGCGCGAACTCGGCGTGATCAATCTCGGCGGCGTAGGCAGCGTCACCGTCGATGGCCAGCGCTTCGACATCCCCAATCTCGACGCGCTCTATGTCGGGCTCGGCGCGAAGGAGGTCTCCTTCGCCAGCGCGGACGCCGCCAACCCGGCGAAATTCTACCTGACCAGCGCCCCGGCGCATCGCGAGGCGCCGCACCAGCTGATCGCGAAGAGCGAGGCCAATACCATCCATCTCGGCTCAGCCGAGACATCGAACAAGCGCACCATCCGGCAGTACATCATGCCCAACACCACCGGCACCAACCAGCTGGTGATGGGCATGACGGCACTGGAGCCGGGCTCGGTCTGGAACTCCATGCCTTGCCACACCCATACGAGGCGCATGGAGGCCTATCTCTACTTCAACCTCGATCCCGCCCACCGCGTCTTCCATTTCATGGGCGAGCCGCAGGAGACCCGCCATCTCCTGGTCGCCAACGAGCAGGCGGTGATCTCACCGAACTGGTCGATCCATTGCGGCTGCGGCACCTCGAACTACGCCTTCGTCTGGGCCATGGCCGGCGACAA
Coding sequences:
- the uxaC gene encoding glucuronate isomerase; protein product: MLLHDDRLFPADPVTRGIARRLYAGIRDLPIISPHGHTDPRWFAENKAFPDPATLFVKPDHYIFRMLYSQGVRLEQLGITRKGGKPAKSDPRAIWKLFANHWHLFRGTPTRLWFEHAVSSIFGVNERLTPANADAIYDVIAGKLDQPEFRPRALFERFNIEAISTTEGALDDLKWHDMIRTSGWGGKVVTAYRPDSVVDPEFEGFAENLASLGELTGEDVFAWTGYLEAHRKRRAYFKERGATSSDHGHATARTANLSQADAEKLFAKVVKGKASAEDADLFRGQMLTEMAKMSLDDGLVLQIHPGSFRNHNASLFEEFGRDMGADIPRQTDYVTALKPLLDAVGNEPNLTVIAFTLDETSYSRELAPLAGHYPALKLGPGWWFLDAPEAMLRFRELTTETAGFYNTVGFNDDTRAYLSIPARHDVARRCDCTYLAKLVAEHRLDEDEAAEVAHDLAYRLAKEAYKL
- a CDS encoding FAD-dependent oxidoreductase, with the translated sequence MNTVRPVDAIAFEAEADVLIIGAGAAGLVAALAAKEARAEVVIVERDAVPSGSTALSAGLIPAAGTRFQRQAGIEDSPALFARDILEKAHHEPDAAMVERLAERIGPVLEWLADRHGLPFDVITNFSYPGHSARRMHGLPKRTGSELIDRLREAVEAQEIPILTGFRATTLFRSPDGMIAGIAGTRPDGGEERIGCKALVLACNGYGGNRVLVARHIPHMTEALWFGHSGNEGDAVLWGEQLGAELVDMSGHQGHGSVAQPHGILISWATIMEGGFQVNALGERFSDESHGYSEQAATVLRQPEGKAWTIFDARIAGIARQFEDFQNAEAQGAIVSAASIEDLAAKTGLPGATLADTAGEVAVLKRGEGQDRFGRDFSNVPPLAAPFHAVRVTGALFHTQGGLRVDAAARVLDKGGRAFPNLHACGGAAVGVSGAQASGYLSGNGLLTAVALGEIAGRAAAFPSPPSKSAVVDFDT
- a CDS encoding GntR family transcriptional regulator, yielding MDETRAMPEMANALEAAVDLVRRERRPMRGAGTSSGRSTAASLVQDEMRRAILAMQIAPGAALVEKELTARFGISRTPVREALIKLKEEGLVEVFPQAGTFVARIPIEAIPEAVFIRQALECATIDLVAGIATPEIVARLDAVIARQHEALDEGDQERFHLFDEAFHETIAICAGYPGIWKLAHAAKSQIDRCRRMTLPVPGRMAMVIREHLSIVDAVRRKDGPAAQAAMRKHLGTLLPDLVHLRATHPDYFV
- a CDS encoding amidase, producing the protein MTNPADLSAADLLDAYRAKTLSPVEVTEAVIARIDAYEPKLKALYAYDPASALAAARASETRWFKGEALPLDGVPGTIKENIATKGVPMPIGTAARDLVPATEDAPVAARLNEAGFVTLAKTTMPDYGMLSSGLSSFHELARNPWNLAMNPGGSSAGAGAAGAAGYGPLHVGTDIGGSVRLPAGWCGLVGLKPSFGRVPIDPSYYGRVAGPMTRTVTDTALMMRELSKPDTRDGMSLPPQEIDWLSLDIDLKGLRIGLQLDPGIGIEVEPETKAAIEAAGKAFEAAGAIVTSAPAFMTRTMLDGLDDFWSQRAWADIGVLTPEKQAKVLPYIFQWAERGKALSGERVYRGMSQMLAIKDAALKQSAPFDFVLSPVSPVPSYPAELASPIHDPDRPFEHICFTLPANMSDQPSISVHAAMTKGGLPIGLQITGRRFDDLGVLRMAKAWEDLRAPMPAWPSLLPSGEKVSA
- the kduI gene encoding 5-dehydro-4-deoxy-D-glucuronate isomerase; the protein is MTSTTKTIDERQAAHPRDVKRYETQTLRDDFLIERIFVPGEVTLTYSHYDRMIVGGATPAAKPLTLEPFAPTGTPFFLARRELGVINLGGVGSVTVDGQRFDIPNLDALYVGLGAKEVSFASADAANPAKFYLTSAPAHREAPHQLIAKSEANTIHLGSAETSNKRTIRQYIMPNTTGTNQLVMGMTALEPGSVWNSMPCHTHTRRMEAYLYFNLDPAHRVFHFMGEPQETRHLLVANEQAVISPNWSIHCGCGTSNYAFVWAMAGDNVEFTDMDPAPVETLR
- a CDS encoding cysteine hydrolase family protein, giving the protein MTPLAHTALLIVDLQNDFIHPDGAYARGRAASPQAQALPVKLKPLADLIRAKGGLVAATQFTLVPGRGGEPLISPHLLQMRPFLRKGDFLPGGWGHQVVDTLQPIDIAVEKIAYSAFYQTRLEWLLRKLAIEHLIVCGIVTNGGVASTVRDAHVRDIDVTVLEDGCAAPTEMMHAEAIAALRPVARIATIADAMAEIAAS
- a CDS encoding hydantoinase/oxoprolinase family protein; this translates as MIPSPKAVVGVDVGGTFTDLFWFDEAEKRFRVAKVPSQRGDEAQGFIAGLTTFGPVAGLASIVHGTTVGTNALLERKGAKVGVITTPGFRDALEMRRRDRRQTWGLWGDFTPVASRENRLEVPERTLADGTIRTPVDLDAVREAAKTLASQGCEALAIIFINAYANPANERAALEAARAVWPNEHLACSSAILPEIREFERASTTALNATLQPLVGSYLGRLEDALAKDGFTGRFHIVQSNGGVMSTATARKLPIRTALSGPAAGVIAAAAIARAAGFPDVITGDLGGTSFDVSLIAGGEAALAAQSTIDFGMVIRTPMIEITTIGAGGGSIARVDAGGLLEVGPESAGSRPGPVCYGGGNDRPTLTDANLVLGRIDGSKPLGTLQSLDVEAAREAIRLKIAEPLGLDVMTAAEAIVKIANARMAGAIRLVSIERGHDPAKFLAMPFGGGGALHAGALIKEVGLRGALVPRFPGVTSALGCVIADIRHDGVQTVNLMLDGLDAAALDARMVEAGAEAHAIVSDAGLSVERIDVLYELDMHYLGQTHTVAVPLPVTLTDGRTGVTSTIIGEAFDKAYGAAFSRLLPGIPVRIVTLRTAAIGRRPAFDLTALAPAAGATLEAARRGSRQVYLEGQWRETAIWSRLDLPVGARIEGPAMLEQSDATILLDPGLTAEVDALGNLVILRS